The Mastacembelus armatus chromosome 9, fMasArm1.2, whole genome shotgun sequence genome contains a region encoding:
- the mymk gene encoding protein myomaker yields MGAFIAKMLLPTISSLVFLPTASVAAKRGFHMEAMVYFFTMFFAAIYHACDGPGLSILCFMRYDVLEYFSVYGTALSMWVTLIALGDFDEPQRSSLTMFGVLTIAVRIYQDRWGYGIYSGPIGSAIFIITVKWLQKMKQLRAVYPEKTVYTQQVGPGCCFGALALMLRFYFQEWDYAYVHSFYHLSLAVSFILLLPKKNRYAGTGQKAFKLSCFTLCCCTMSPGTSKEETDKPKKKKKSTRTVWTVPTEKLWTRGCSTPTLPLYNPPPSTPVKGTSISKLKELNGWK; encoded by the exons ATGGGGGCATTTATCGCCAAGATGCTGCTCCCTACAATCAGCAGCCTGGTGTTCCTGCCTACAGCCAGTGTGGCCGCCAAGAGGGGCTTCCACATGGAGGCCATGGTCTACTTCTTCACCATGTTCTTCGCTGCG ATCTACCATGCATGTGATGGTCCAGGCCTCTCCATCCTGTGTTTCATGAGGTACGATGTTCTGGAGTACTTCAGCGTTTATGGCACCGCTCTCTCTATGTGGGTCACACTCATAG CTCTGGGTGACTTTGATGAACCCCAGCGCTCCAGTCTAACCATGTTCGGAGTGTTGACCATTGCTGTGAGGATCTACCAGGACCGCTGGGGTTATGGGATCTACTCCGGACCGATAGGATCAGCGatcttcatcatcactgtcaaATGG CTGCAGAAGATGAAGCAGTTGAGGGCAGTGTATCCGGAGAAGACAGTCTACACGCAGCAAGTTGGTCCGGGCTGCTGCTTCGGTGCGCTCGCCCTGATGCTGCGTTTCTACTTTCAG GAGTGGGACTACGCTTATGTCCACAGCTTCTACCATCTGTCTCTGGCTGTGTCCTTCATCCTGCTGCTTCCAAAGAAGAACCGCTACGCAGGGACTGGGCAGAAAGCTTTTAAGCTCAGCTGCTTCACTCTCTGCTGCTGC ACCATGTCCCCTGGTACGTCCAAAGAGGAGACAGACAagccaaagaagaagaagaagtcgACTCGGACCGTGTGGACAGTCCCCACCGAGAAGCTTTGGACGCGAGGCTGCAGCACCCCCACCCTGCCTCTGTACAACCCCCCGCCCTCCACGCCTGTCAAAGGAACCAGCATCAGTAAGCTCAAGGAGCTGAACGGCTGGAAGTGA